A genomic region of Nymphaea colorata isolate Beijing-Zhang1983 chromosome 2, ASM883128v2, whole genome shotgun sequence contains the following coding sequences:
- the LOC116246954 gene encoding tRNA-specific adenosine deaminase TAD2 isoform X1 has product MDSIGELFDTQLVFMKHALEEAKYAMDNLEVPVGCVIVEDGKIIASGSNRTSETRNATRHAEMEAIDKLLEQWQRSGLAQPDVAEKFSRCDLYVTCEPCIMCATALSVLGIRAVYYGCANDKFGGCGSVLSLHLSDSEHLSSEKAVKGKGFKCIGGIMATDAVSLFRSFYEQGNPNAPKPHRPVRLTK; this is encoded by the exons ATGGATTCAATTGGAGAGCTCTTTGACACTCAGCTTGTGTTTATGAAGCATGCCCTGGAAGAG GCAAAGTATGCAATGGACAACCTTGAAGTACCGGTTGG ATGTGTGATCGTTGAGGATGGGAAGATTATTGCTTCTGGGAGCAACCGCACTAGTGAGACAAGAAAT GCAACAAGGCATGCTGAGATGGAAGCAATTGATAAGTTATTGGAGCAATGGCAAAGGTCTGGACTTGCACAACCAGATGTTgcagaaaaattttcaagatgtgATCTCTATGTTACATGTGAACCCTGTATAATGTGTGCAACAGCTTTATCTGTACTTG GCATAAGGGCCGTGTACTACGGATGCGCAAATGATAAATTTGGAGGTTGTGGATCAGTTTTGTCACTACATTTAAGTGATTCTGAACATCTATCAAG TGAGAAGGCCGTGAAGGGAAAGGGATTCAAATGCATTGGAGGAATTATGGCAACAGATGCAGTGTCTCTTTTCCGAAGCTTTTATGAACAGGGAAATCCGAATG CTCCAAAGCCCCACAGGCCTGTTCGGTTAACAAAGTGA
- the LOC116246941 gene encoding pentatricopeptide repeat-containing protein At4g14820, with the protein MGTLCLPPPPSPPLEALGPHLHRRCSHLLQSCTSMRCLKQTHSLLIRTGLDRLEPLVAKLISFCALSPAGSLDYARLIFAGIESPTTHLCNIMLRGFSRSNSPENAILLYEQMRTTGVSLDRYSFPPLLKAMTQALALGEGREVHGYVMKMGFDSDVFIHNELLQFYAECGSVLDVRQVFEKTPRRNMVTWDFFLGGLFRRGLFQEVVSRFDEMLKMGIEPDELILGTVISACGHAKDLRMGEAVHSYIDKRKLKIDSYLESSLVHMYANCGSLAQAHKLFDGMEVKSLAAWTALVCGYCKTGEVETARSLFNQMPEKDTVSWSAMIAGYVENGQPNDALKLFHEMQLSGAKLDHITLLSVLSACADLGALDQGRWIHFFIQQNGFNQTLSVNNALIDMYAKCGSLEDSRKVFNAMPMRNVISWTAMLTGLAMHGDGKAALELFYEMKKSNTKPNDVTFIGMLYACSHAGLVDEGRQLFVEMTKEYGIMPRQEHYGCMIDLLGRANLLDDACELVKSMPMRPNVVIWGALAAACKIHKNAVIGEYAAKQLLQLDPEHDGAYVMLSNIYASSSRWDDVAEMRKLMKDRGVTKETGCSWIELNNITHEFVMGDRSHPQTDEIYQKLHQVVSKVKLIGYAPNTSNVLLNVEEEEKDDMLLLHSEKLAVSFGLINVGAGSCIRIAKNLRICDDCHSFMKLISLGFNREIILRDRNRFHHFKEGSCSCRGYW; encoded by the coding sequence ATGGGCACCCTCTGCCTCCCGCCCCCGCCTTCTCCTCCCCTGGAGGCCCTCGGGCCGCATCTCCACCGTCGATGCTCCCATCTCCTGCAATCGTGCACGTCCATGAGATGCCTCAAGCAGACTCATTCCCTGCTGATTCGCACCGGCCTCGACCGGCTAGAGCCCCTCGTCGCGAAACTCATCTCTTTCTGCGCCCTCTCCCCCGCCGGCAGCCTGGACTACGCCCGTCTCATCTTTGCCGGCATCGAGTCCCCAACTACCCATCTCTGCAACATCATGCTGAGAGGCTTCTCACGCAGCAATTCGCCAGAAAACGCGATTCTTCTCTACGAGCAGATGCGGACCACAGGCGTTTCTCTGGATCGGTACAGCTTTCCGCCGCTTCTGAAAGCAATGACGCAAGCTTTGGCGCTTGGTGAAGGTAGAGAGGTTCATGGGTACGTGATGAAGATGGGATTTGACTCGGACGTGTTTATACATAACGAATTGTTGCAATTTTATGCTGAATGCGGCAGCGTTCTGGACGTCAGACAAGTGTTCGAGAAAACGCCTCGAAGGAATATGGTGACTTGGGATTTTTTCCTTGGTGGGCTTTTTCGAAGGGGTTTGTTTCAGGAGGTTGTGTCGCGATTTGATGAGATGTTGAAGATGGGGATCGAACCGGATGAGCTCATTCTGGGTACAGTCATTTCAGCGTGTGGGCATGCTAAGGATCTTAGAATGGGGGAGGCGGTCCATTCCTATATAGataaaaggaaattgaaaattGATAGCTATTTGGAATCTTCATTGGTGCACATGTATGCAAATTGTGGGAGCCTGGCGCAAGCGCATAAGTTGTTTGATGGGATGGAGGTGAAGAGCTTAGCAGCTTGGACTGCTTTGGTTTGTGGGTACTGTAAGACTGGAGAAGTTGAGACTGCGCGCTCGCTTTTCAATCAAATGCCAGAGAAAGATACGGTATCTTGGAGCGCTATGATTGCTGGTTATGTCGAGAATGGTCAGCCTAATGATGCCTTGAAGCTGTTCCATGAGATGCAGCTTTCAGGTGCAAAATTGGATCATATCACGCTGTTGAGTGTCCTCTCTGCATGTGCTGACCTTGGGGCACTAGATCAGGGAAGATGGATTCACTTTTTCATTCAGCAGAATGGCTTCAACCAGACATTATCTGTGAATAATGCACTTATTGACATGTACGCCAAGTGCGGGAGCTTGGAGGACTCACGCAAGGTCTTTAATGCCATGCCTATGAGGAATGTGATCTCTTGGACTGCAATGTTAACAGGTTTAGCCATGCACGGGGATGGTAAGGCTGCTTTGGAGCTGTTCTACGAAATGAAGAAATCCAATACCAAACCGAATGACGTTACGTTCATCGGCATGCTATATGCGTGCAGCCATGCCGGTTTGGTGGATGAAGGTCGCCAACTTTTTGTTGAGATGACCAAAGAATACGGGATCATGCCTAGGCAAGAACACTACGGCTGCATGATTGATCTTTTGGGCCGTGCTAATCTTCTTGATGATGCATGTGAGCTCGTCAAATCTATGCCAATGAGGCCAAACGTTGTCATCTGGGGAGCTCTTGCAGCAGCTTGTAAGATCCATAAGAACGCTGTAATAGGTGAATATGCTGCAAAACAACTTCTACAGCTTGATCCTGAACATGATGGTGCATATGTGATGCTATCAAACATCTATGCTTCTTCTAGTAGATGGGATGATGTTGCAGAGATGAGAAAATTGATGAAAGATAGGGGAGTTACGAAAGAAACTGGCTGTAGTTGGATTGAATTGAATAACATCACACACGAGTTTGTTATGGGAGACAGGTCACATCCGCAAACAGATGAAATTTATCAAAAGCTTCATCAAGTAGTTAGTAAAGTGAAGCTGATTGGTTATGCACCAAATACATCTAATGTGCTGTTAAatgtggaggaggaggagaaagatgACATGCTTCTCCTGCACAGTGAGAAGCTTGCAGTGTCCTTTGGGCTCATTAATGTCGGCGCTGGATCATGTATTCGTATAGCAAAGAACTTGAGAATTTGTGATGACTGTCACTCTTTCATGAAGCTCATTTCTTTGGGCTTCAATCGTGAAATAATCCTTCGGGACAGGAACCGATTCCACCACTTCAAAGAGGGCTCTTGTTCATGTAGAGGCTACTGGTGA
- the LOC116246954 gene encoding tRNA-specific adenosine deaminase TAD2 isoform X2, translating to MDSIGELFDTQLVFMKHALEEAKYAMDNLEVPVGCVIVEDGKIIASGSNRTSETRNATRHAEMEAIDKLLEQWQRSGLAQPDVAEKFSRCDLYVTCEPCIRAVYYGCANDKFGGCGSVLSLHLSDSEHLSSEKAVKGKGFKCIGGIMATDAVSLFRSFYEQGNPNAPKPHRPVRLTK from the exons ATGGATTCAATTGGAGAGCTCTTTGACACTCAGCTTGTGTTTATGAAGCATGCCCTGGAAGAG GCAAAGTATGCAATGGACAACCTTGAAGTACCGGTTGG ATGTGTGATCGTTGAGGATGGGAAGATTATTGCTTCTGGGAGCAACCGCACTAGTGAGACAAGAAAT GCAACAAGGCATGCTGAGATGGAAGCAATTGATAAGTTATTGGAGCAATGGCAAAGGTCTGGACTTGCACAACCAGATGTTgcagaaaaattttcaagatgtgATCTCTATGTTACATGTGAACCCT GCATAAGGGCCGTGTACTACGGATGCGCAAATGATAAATTTGGAGGTTGTGGATCAGTTTTGTCACTACATTTAAGTGATTCTGAACATCTATCAAG TGAGAAGGCCGTGAAGGGAAAGGGATTCAAATGCATTGGAGGAATTATGGCAACAGATGCAGTGTCTCTTTTCCGAAGCTTTTATGAACAGGGAAATCCGAATG CTCCAAAGCCCCACAGGCCTGTTCGGTTAACAAAGTGA
- the LOC116248666 gene encoding uncharacterized protein LOC116248666, whose amino-acid sequence MTTMAVASRTEGSDSYYSGCRKTNNCLCEMCIESINATLDLMPSNQHRSNLASVTPTSKISSLRSVSPLGFGTRHYEPPSPTSKSCEAVESSVTSTTTSEPTAHPTEEGRKKKGKFGSTGLAFKGVVAACCFFLMADLAYVYLSGVLLRTAFSPEVVHGVAAEASHLQNVRDQVHFIQKKLKTIRSRNVEDCNSMDSAWEIKKDGLLLHSKCILYKSMGEEISIWGWPLQTEGLLVSGLHRRSITILSGQLVEWKNGKMECTIRRRNSSWTEVELSAKAVQLDPMTWMLEHRHLAFGRDLRLFPVVIKVCKTSGRRIFESMKGRLLVPLLIQEPTATLMQDEDYKAPT is encoded by the exons ATGACCACGATGGCCGTGGCGTCACGAACAGAGGGTTCGGACAGCTACTACTCCGGCTGCCGGAAAACAAACAACTGCCTCTGCGAAATGTGCATAGAGAGCATAAATGCCACTCTGGACCTCATGCCCTCCAACCAACATAGGAGTAACCTCGCCAGCGTAACGCCCACTTCCAAGATCTCGTCCCTTCGCAGCGTGTCCCCTCTGGGTTTTGGAACACGGCATTATGAACCGCCGTCGCCAACGTCCAAGTCTTGTGAGGCTGTTGAATCGTCCGTTACATCAACAACTACATCAGAGCCCACTGCACATCCAAcagaggaaggaaggaagaagaaagggaaatttGGTAGCACAGGCCTTGCCTTCAAGGGAGTCGTTGCAGCTTGCTGTTTCTTTCTGATGGCAGATCTTGCGTATGTCTACCTCAGTGGAGTGCTTCTCAGAACCGCCTTCTCGCCAGAAGTTGTTCATGGTGTTGCTGCAGAAGCGTCTCATCTGCAAAATGTCAGGGATCAAGTTCATTTTATccagaaaaagttgaaaacgaTCAGATCTAGAAATGTCGAAGACTGCAATTCTATGGATTCTGCTTGGGAAATAAAGAAG GATGGCTTGCTCTTACACTCCAAGTGCATCTTATACAAGTCCATGGGAGAAGAAATCAGCATATGGGGGTGGCCCCTTCAAACAGAAGGCTTGCTGGTTTCTGGACTCCATCGCCGTTCAATCACCATATTATCCGGGCAACTTGTAGAG TGGAAGAATGGTAAAATGGAATGCACAATTCGGAGAAGAAACAGTTCGTGGACTGAAGTCGAATTAAGCGCCAAAGCAGTGCAACTTGATCCCATGACCTGGATGCTGGAACACCGCCATCTTGCATTCGGACGTGATCTTAGGCTCTTTCCTGTAGTCATCAAGGTTTGCAAAACCTCAGGCAGAAGGATCTTTGAGTCCATGAAAGGCAGGTTGTTGGTGCCCCTACTGATTCAAGAACCAACAGCCACGCTCATGCAAGACGAAGACTACAAAGCCCCAACTTGA
- the LOC116246954 gene encoding tRNA-specific adenosine deaminase TAD2 isoform X3, which translates to MDSIGELFDTQLVFMKHALEEAKYAMDNLEVPVGCVIVEDGKIIASGSNRTSETRNATRHAEMEAIDKLLEQWQRSGLAQPDVAEKFSRCDLYVTCEPCIMCATALSVLGIRAVYYGCANDKFGGCGSVLSLHLSDSEHLSRIWKEKKESG; encoded by the exons ATGGATTCAATTGGAGAGCTCTTTGACACTCAGCTTGTGTTTATGAAGCATGCCCTGGAAGAG GCAAAGTATGCAATGGACAACCTTGAAGTACCGGTTGG ATGTGTGATCGTTGAGGATGGGAAGATTATTGCTTCTGGGAGCAACCGCACTAGTGAGACAAGAAAT GCAACAAGGCATGCTGAGATGGAAGCAATTGATAAGTTATTGGAGCAATGGCAAAGGTCTGGACTTGCACAACCAGATGTTgcagaaaaattttcaagatgtgATCTCTATGTTACATGTGAACCCTGTATAATGTGTGCAACAGCTTTATCTGTACTTG GCATAAGGGCCGTGTACTACGGATGCGCAAATGATAAATTTGGAGGTTGTGGATCAGTTTTGTCACTACATTTAAGTGATTCTGAACATCTATCAAG GAtttggaaggaaaagaaagaatctGGCTAG
- the LOC116246946 gene encoding folate-biopterin transporter 1, chloroplastic yields the protein MQTSLTRTSLISSSSRSPQLLSPLPSLLRPLPLPWRSSSTFRPVGRPWALKRRQPKPRTRRQRRFSNLGTKMPAVAASYRSGSEEPDGALTEAIDREVALPGDSRNCSASTRHQQIMGNEKSAREDEGKPFSYCSNFFHKRTIYMKNIKFFGVEMSPDNIAVAMVYFVQGVLGLSRLAVSFYFKDDLHLDPAETAVITGLSALPWLIKPLYGFISDSFPLFGYRRRSYLVLSGFLGALSWGMMATLVDNKYNAAFCILLGSLSVAFSDVVVDSMVVERARGETQSTSGSLQSLCWGSSAFGGIVSAYFSGSLVDTYGTRFVFGITAFLPLMTSAVALLVKEKAIHDLKSGHDFSVNNSSFAQSTIQQVTQLWDTVRQPNILLPTLFIFLWQATPQSDSAMFFFTTNKLGFTPEFLGRVKLVTSIASLMGVALYNGFLKNVSLRRIFLWMTIIGSGLGMTQVLLVTGINRHFGVSDEWFAMGDSLILTVLGQASFMPVLVLAARLCPPGVEATLFATLMSISNGASVTGGLIGAGLTQLFGITKDSFTNLPILIILCNLSSLLPLPLLGLLPKDNSDKSSVVDPESALQSMEEMKLK from the exons ATGCAGACGTCACTCACAAGAACGTCCCTCATCTCCTCCTCTTCACGTTCCCCACaacttctctctcctcttccctcCCTTCTCCGCCCTCTCCCGCTTCCCTGGAGGTCGTCGTCCACTTTTCGCCCCGTAGGTAGGCCTTGGGCTCTAAAACGACGGCAGCCAAAGCCAAGGACGCGCCGGCAGCGCCGTTTCAGTAATCTGGGAACGAAAATGCCGGCGGTGGCGGCCTCCTACCGGTCGGGAAGTGAGGAGCCTGATGGTGCCCTAACGGAGGCGATCGATCGAGAAGTGGCCCTTCCCGGAGATTCGAGAAATT GTTCTGCATCAACAAGACACCAACAAATCATGGGGAATGAGAAATctgcaagagaagatgaagggAAACCATTTTCTTattgttcaaatttttttcacaaaagaacaatatatatgaaaaatataaaattttttgggGTAGAGATGTCTCCAGACAACATTGCTGTCGCTATGGTTTATTTTGTCCAAGGGGTTTTAGGTCTCTCCAGGCTTGCTGTGAGCTTTTATTTTAAGGATGACCTTCATCTTGATCCAGCAGAG ACAGCAGTCATAACTGGTTTGTCGGCTCTACCCTGGCTTATAAAGCCACTCTATGGCTTTATCAG TGACTCCTTCCCACTTTTTGGTTACCGAAGAAGATCATATCTTGTCCTTTCTGGTTTCCTGGGGGCTCTCTCATGGGGTATGATGGCCACCCTTGTGGATAACAAGTATAATGCTGCCTTCTGTATTCTTCTTGGATCTCTTTCAGTTGCTTTCTCTGATGTG GTTGTAGATTCCATGGTTGTGGAAAGAGCTCGTGGTGAAACACAAAGCACTTCTGGATCCTTGCAATCTCTATGTTGGGGTTCTTCTGCTTTTGGTGGTATTGTGAGTGCCTATTTTAGTGGCTCATTGGTGGATACTTATGGCACAAG GTTTGTTTTCGGTATCACGGCCTTTCTTCCCCTGATGACATCTGCTGTCGCTCTTCTTGTCAAAGAAAAGGCTATACATGATCTAAAAAGTGGGCATGACTTTTCTGTCAATAATAGCAGCTTTGCTCAGAGCACTATTCAGCAAGTAACACAGTTGTGGGACACTGTCAGGCAGCCTAACATATTGTTGCCCACACTATTCATATTTCTATGGCAGGCGACACCACAATCTGATTCAGCAATGTTCTTTTTCAC CACAAACAAACTTGGCTTCACCCCAGAATTTTTGGGACGTGTGAAGCTTGTCACTTCTATTGCTTCACTGATGGGTGTTGCTCTTTATAATGGATTTCTAAAGAATGTCTCTTTGAGAAGAATTTTTCTTTGGATGACAATTATAGGCTCAGGTCTTGGTATGACACAA GTTCTCCTTGTTACTGGAATAAATCGTCATTTTGGTGTTAGTGACGAGTGGTTTGCAATGGGGGATTCATTGATTTTAACTGTACTTGGTCAG GCATCCTTCATGCCCGTGCTGGTGTTGGCTGCAAGGCTATGTCCTCCAGGTGTGGAAGCGACCCTATTTGCTACCTTGATGTCTATTTCTAATGGTGCCAGTGTCACAGGAGGACTGATTGGTGCCGGTCTCACACAACTCTTTGGCATCACAAAGGATAGCTTCACAAATTTGCCAATATTGATTATACTCTGTAATCTCAGCTCCTTGCTTCCTCTACCTCTGCTTGGCCTTCTTCCTAAAGACAATTCAGATAAATCATCAGTTGTTGATCCGGAAAGTGCCCTCCAGAGTATGGAAGAAATGAAGCTGAAGTGA